The genomic interval AGCTGTTTCTTCCTCATCAGAATCATTTGCTGCAAGTGAAAGGAAGAATGAATTTAAAACTACAACAGCCATAGTTTTTGTTTCTAGGTCTTCATCGAATCCAGCTTTGAATTCATCTTCTTTTTTCCATAATTCAAACGATTCTTTACTTATAACACTATCCTGATAGAGCTTATGGAACAGTCTTAATACCATTCCTTTTGggggaaaaaaaatgatattaataataaatctaaaaattaaatagttggtAACTAACCTCCAGGATGTTCAAGCGCAGCAGACATAATTTGAATGCCATATAGACATTGTACTTCCCTTGCCTGGATTTCAGGTTCCGGAAGCGGTTCAGACCGAATATAACAGGTCAACAATTTCACATGAACATGATCAAAGAAATCTTCATATGAATGATTCGGTTCTataggt from Acyrthosiphon pisum isolate AL4f unplaced genomic scaffold, pea_aphid_22Mar2018_4r6ur Scaffold_4508;HRSCAF=5054, whole genome shotgun sequence carries:
- the LOC103311532 gene encoding uncharacterized protein LOC103311532 yields the protein MANNQINKYFKNDRIGVFLLSIAMYDKMKMTDSKPLYDVLHSWISTNISAEIIKCPQFVRALTIAIVIVCSKPNHSYEDFFDHVHVKLLTCYIRSEPLPEPEIQAREVQCLYGIQIMSAALEHPGGMVLRLFHKLYQDSVISKESFELWKKEDEFKAGFDEDLETKTMAVVVLNSFFLSLAANDSDEEET